DNA sequence from the Blastomonas fulva genome:
GGTGATCAGCCGCCAGCGCGCCTGGGGTGTGCCGATCACGCTGTTCGTCAATCGCAAGACCGGCCAGTATCTGAAAGACCCTGCGGTTAATGCGCGCATTGTCGCGGCGATGCGCGAGGCCGGTGTCGATGCGTGGAACGACGCGGCGGCCCCTGCCCTGCTCGGTCCCGATTACGACATCGCCGATTACGAGCGCGTCACCGACATTCTCGACGTCTGGTTCGACAGCGGCTGCACGCATGCCTTCGTGCTCGAAAGCGGCAAATGGCCCGATCTGACCCGGCCCGAAGGCCATGTCGGCCCCTGGGCGGACCTGTATCTCGAAGGATCGGACCAGCATCGCGGCTGGTTCCAGTCCTCGCTGATGGAAAGCTGCGGCACGCGCGGCCATGCGCCGTACAAGGCGGTGCTGACGCACGGCTTCACCATGGACGCCAAGGGCATGAAGATGTCCAAGTCGCTGGGTAACACCATCGATCCGCTGACGCTGATCAAGGATTCGGGCGCGGACATCCTGCGGCTGTGGGCGCTGTCGGTCGATTTCACCGAGGACCACCGCATCGGCAAGGAAATCCTCGCGGGGGTCTCGGACCAGTACCGCAAACTGCGCAACACCTTCCGCTACCTGCTTGGCGCGCTTGCCGGGTTTGACGATAAGGCCGAGGGCGTGGCGGTCGAGGCCATGCCCGAGCTCGAACGCTATGTGCTGCATCTGCTTGCCGAGCTTGATGCGAAGCTGCGCCAGGCTGTCGAGGACTTCGACTACAACACCTATGTCCGGACGCTGGCAGATTTCGCCAACAACGATCTGTCGGCGTTCTTCTTCGATATCCGCAAGGACTGCCTGTATTGCGACATCGGCCCCGCGCACCCGCACGGCACCGACAAGCGCCGCGCGTATCGGACGGTGCTCAACGTGCTGTTCGAGGCTTTGGTCCGCTATGCCGCGCCGGTGCTGGTGTTCACCGCCGAAGAGGTGTGGACGACGCGCTATCCCGATGCGGGCAGCGTGCATCTGCTGGAATGGCCTGTGCTGCCAACCCTCCCAGAGGACGGCGAACTCGTCATGCGTTGGGATCGCTTGCGCGATCTGCGTTTGAGCGTTTCCGCAGCGATCGAGCCATTCCGCAGGGACAAGATCATTCGATCAAGCCTCGAGGCCGAAGTGGCGATCAAGCTGAAGGACCCGTTTGCTGCTGCTTCAGCGTCTTCATTGGGCAAGGAAGAGTTCGAAGAACTGCTGATCGTCTCTTCTGCGCAGGTGACTGGCTTTGCAGATGACTCCGTCGCCGAAACCAAGGTTATCGAAGTCACCCGCACCACCAACCACAAATGCGGCCGCTGCTGGCGTCATCTTCCCGAGCTGACCGAGGACGGCAATCTGTGCGACCGTTGCACGGAGATGCTGGCGTGAGCTGGAATATGCCGACCTCCCCTCCCCGTCACCCTGAACTTGTTTCAGGGCCCATTTCTCCCCACGCGGCTTCGGTTGCAGTTGCAAAATGGGTGCTGAAACAAGTTCAGCATGACGACCACGGAAACAGGGAGCGCTTCGCATGAGCCTCACCCGCTATCGCACCGAAGGCGTCGCGCTCGCCATCACGATCCTCGTCATCGACCAGATCGCCAAGTTCATCGTTGCAGGGCCGCTCGCGCTCAAGAGCCGGTTGCAGATCGAGATCACCTCGTTCTTCAACCTGACCTGGGCGGAGAACCGCGGCGTCTCGATGGGCTTCCTCACCGCCGAGACCGATACCGCGCGCTGGCTGCTGGTCGCGCTCACCGGACTGATCGCCACGGTGGTGCTGCTGTGGATGTGGAAGGAACGCGCGCGCGGCGACATTCTGGCGCTGGGCATGATCCTGGGCGGGGCGCTGGGCAACATCATCGATCGCGCACGCCTGGGCTATGTCGTCGATTATGCCGACCTGCATTTCGGCGCTTTCCGGCCCTTCATGATCTTCAACATCGCCGATGCCGCGATCACCATCGGGGTGCTGTTATTGCTTGCCCGCGTTCTGATAATCGGCGACAAGTCGGCCAAATCTGAGGCCCCTACATCAGGGGTTCAGGCTGGCGGGATTAGCGATGGCGCCCCAGCCGCCAAAACGGAGAATGAGCATGTTTAATCCTAGCCGCAAACTGGTCCTGATTGCCGGGATTTCGGCCGCGGCAACGACGCTGTCGGCCTGCGGTTCGGGCGGAGGCATTTTCAACCGTGACCGTCCGGACGAGTTCGCCGTGTCGCGTCAGGCACCTCTGGTCATTCCGCCAGACTTCTCGCTGACCCCGCCAACTCCCGGTGCGGTGCGTCCGCAGTCGGTCTCGGCCAGCCAGCAGGCGCTCGATGCGCTGTTCGGTGGCCCGCAGGCGCGCACCGGAGTCGAGGGCGCAGCGCTTGATCGCGCCGGTTCGCCGGATACCGCCATCCGCTCGCAGGTGGGCGATCCCAAGACGCAGACCACCGACAAGGGCACCACCACCCGCGACATCGTCGCCGCGCCCGAAGGCGATGGTCAGGACGCCAAGGCTTCGATCCCGCAATAAGCGGACGATCACGACAGACACAAAAAAGCCCGGCGATCCAAGGATCTGCCGGGCTTTTTTGTGTTCGCTTGCGAAGGGGGATCAGGCGCGCGCGCCATCCCCCACGATCGCCACGCCCGCGCTGTTGTGGCGCAGCGCCTTGAGCACGCAATCGACGATGCCATCGGCATCCAACCCGGCATCGGCATACTGCTTCTCGGGCTTGTCGTGATCCTGGAAGGTATCGGGGAGCCGCAGCGTGCGCAGCTTAAGGCCGGAATCGATCAGCCCGGCGTCCGATGCCATGGTCAGCACATGCGCGCCCAGACCGCCGATCGCGCCCTCTTCCACCGTCACGCACACTTCGTGCGTCGCCAGCAGCTTGCGGATCAGTTCCTCGTCGAGCGGCTTGGCAAAGCGCAGATCGGCGACCGTGGTCGACAGACCCTTGGCGTCGAGCAGGTCGGCAGCCTTCTGCGCCTCTGCCAGGCGGGTGCCCAGCGAGAGGATCGCGACCTTCTTGCCCTCGCGCACGATACGGCCCTTGCCGATCTCGAGCCGCTCGGGCACCTGCGGCAGCGCGACGCCGGTGCCGTTGCCGCGCGGATAGCGAAACGCGATCGGACCGCTGTCGTGGCATGCGGCGGTATAGGTCATGTGGACGAGTTCGGCCTCGTCGGCCGCCGCCATCACCACCATGTTGGGCAATGTCGCGAGATAGGTGACATCGAACGAGCCGGCATGGGTCGAACCATCGGCGCCGACCAGCCCGGCGCGGTCGATCGCGAAGCGGACCGGCAGGTTCTGGATCGCGACATCGTGCACGACCTGGTCATAGGCGCGCTGCAGGAAGGTCGAATAGATCGCGCAAAACGGGCGCATGCCCTGCGCAGCGAGCCCCGCTGCAAAGGTTACCGCGTGCTGCTCGGCAATGCCGACATCAAAGCTGCGATCGGGGTGCGCCTTGGCGAACTTGTCCACCCCGGTGCCCGAGGGCATGGCAGCGGTGATCGCGCAGATGGTCGGGTCGGTATCGGCGAGCTTCGCCAGAGTTTCGCCGAACACGTTCTGATACGCCGGCGGCCCTGCGGCTGCCTTGTCCTGCTTGCCGGTGACGACATCGAACTTGGCGACGCCATGATATTTGTCGGCGGCCGCTTCGGCCGGGCCATAGCCCTTGCCCTTCTGCGTGACGACATGGATCAGGCACGGCCCTTCGGCGGCATCGCGGACATTCTCGAGCACCGCGACCAGCTGGTCCATGTTGTGACCGTCGATCGGGCCGACATAATAGAAGCCCAGCTCCTCGAACAAAGTGCCGCCCATCGCCATGCCGCGAGCATATTCGTCGGTCTTGCGTGCGGCCTGGTGCAGGCTCTTGGGCAACTTGCGCGCCAGACGCTTCAATGCCTCGCGCACGCCGAGGAATTCGCGGCTCGAAACGATTCGCGCAAGATAGCCCGACAGCCCGCCGACCGGCGGCGCGATCGACATGTCGTTGTCGTTGAGGATCACGACCAGCCGGTTGCCCGCGCGCTCGGCGTTGTTCATCGCCTCATAGGCCATGCCCGCGCTCATCGCGCCATCGCCGATCACCGCGATCGCCTTGCCCGGCGCGCCGGTCATCTGGTTGGCGGTGGCAAAGCCAAGCGCCGCCGAGATCGAGGTCGAGCTGTGCGCCGCGCCGAACGGATCATATTCGCTTTCGGAACGCTTGGTGAAGCCCGAAAGCCCGCCACCGGTGCGCAGCGTGCGGATGCGGTCGCGACGTCCGGTGAGGATCTTGTGCGGATAGCACTGATGGCCGACATCCCAGATCAGCCGATCGGTGGGGGTATCGAAGACATAATGGATCGCAGTGGTCAGCTCGACCACGCCCAGGCCCGCGCCCAGATGTCCGCCGGTCACCGATACCGCAGAGATCACTTCCTGCCGCAGCTCGTCGGCCAGCTGGCGCAGCTGCGTAGGCTTGAGCTTGCGCAGGTCGGCCGGTGTTTCGACGGTATCAAGCAGCGGTGTGGCGGGCAGATTGGTCATTGAGTTCCCTTTCAACCGCGAATCCTAGCCCCATTTGCGGGCTCTGTCGATTGATCGACATGGACAGGCGGCCTGAGTGTAAAGTTTTTTGGACAGTTCCGCAAATGCGGAGTTTCAGTCGCAGTCCGCGCAGCGGCCACGCACCTCGATAACCGGGCGAATATCGACATAGCCTGCGGCTTCCGCGGTCTTGCGGACACTCCGCGACAGGCCGTCATCGTCGATATGCGTCGCCGATCCGCACGAATCGCACACCAGAAAGATGCAGTCATGCAGGCACCCGGGGTGGGAATTTGCGATATATGCGTTGATGCTCTCTACCCGCCGCGCCAGGTTGGTGCGCACGAACAGGTCGAGAATGCGATAGACGCTGTTGGGCGCGACGCGCTTGCCGCGCGCCTTGCTGACAGCATCGGCGATATCATAGGCTGAGGCAGGCTTTTCGATATCGGCCAGGGCCGTGAAAATCGACTCGCGCATGTCGGTCCACTGCTCGCCCGCTGCTTCCAGCGATACGCGCGCAGCATGGGCAAGGTCTGCCCCCTCATGCTCCTTGTGCCTGTGGCCGTGGTCTTTGACGATGGACATCCGCCATATCTACGCGCGGCACCTGCCGGTTGCAATGGCAACGATGTCGCGCTGCGGTCAGCCGCGTACCGGTTTTGCCGAATAGAGTGCAGGAAAGACACGCTTGAGATTGGCGACCTTCACCGCATCCCAGCGCAGGATGTAGGGGTGGTCAGGGTTCTTGAACATGAAGTCCTGATGATAGGTTTCAGCGGGATAGAACGCCTTGTAGGGCTCAACCGCTGTGACGATGCGCTTCTTCCAAGCACCCAATTTCTCCAGCTCGGCGATATAGGCACGCGCGACCTGCGCCTGGCCCTTGTCCACCGGCACCAAAGCGGTGCGATAGTGGCGGCCGGTATCCGGCCCCTGCCGGTTGAGCAGCGTGGGATCGGCAATCACCGAGAAATAGACTTGAAGCAGCTGGCCATAGCTGACCTGCGCAGGATCATAAACCACCCGCACGGATTCCGCGTGCCGGGTTGCGCCGCTGGACACCTCGTCATAGCTGGCGTTGGCCTTGCCATCGCCATGATACCCCGAGACCGCGCTCTTGACGCCCTTCACATGGCTGAACACGCCCTCCACGCCCCAGAAGCAGCCGCCGGCAAAGATCGCGACGCGCTGCTTGCCCGGTTCCACCGCCTTCAGCTTGGGCGCCGGAATGATCTTGGCCTCTTCGGCGGCGAACGCTGCGGCGCCACCATCGACGGCAATCGCGGCAACGCCGATCAGGCCGATCGCGGCAAGGGCGGAAAGAGTGCGGGTGCGAAGGGTCATCAGCTGTCGGAATTCTCCAGAGCCGCTTTCTGCACGACGGGCGCAGCAGGGGGGCTGGCGTCGGCATCGCGGGGTTGCAGGGCAAACAGGGCGACCGCGCCCAGCGCGAATCCACCCATGAAATTGCGGAACAGGTCCGATGTCAGAATGTTGCTCATCTCGATCTCATCTTCTTGTATCCGCACGACGATGTTCGTCACCAGGACGTGCGGGGTTACAATCTTGGCAGCGACATAAGCCGCGCCGGGTGCGAATCAAGCAATGTGCCGGGATGGCTTTGCTTGGCCCTCCCCAAGCTCGCCTGTTTCGCCTGTATCCGCTGTGAACCACGGCACAGGGGAGTGTTCAGGTCATTCTGCAGGCAGCACGCCCCGTTCGATCAACCGATCAGCCGCGCCCGCATCAGCCCGCGCAGCGAGTTGCCCAGCCAGAAGCCCTGGCCAAGATCCGCCCCGGTCAGCACGGCCTCTATCGCCCTGCCCTGATCCAGC
Encoded proteins:
- the lspA gene encoding signal peptidase II; the encoded protein is MSLTRYRTEGVALAITILVIDQIAKFIVAGPLALKSRLQIEITSFFNLTWAENRGVSMGFLTAETDTARWLLVALTGLIATVVLLWMWKERARGDILALGMILGGALGNIIDRARLGYVVDYADLHFGAFRPFMIFNIADAAITIGVLLLLARVLIIGDKSAKSEAPTSGVQAGGISDGAPAAKTENEHV
- a CDS encoding DUF3035 domain-containing protein, yielding MFNPSRKLVLIAGISAAATTLSACGSGGGIFNRDRPDEFAVSRQAPLVIPPDFSLTPPTPGAVRPQSVSASQQALDALFGGPQARTGVEGAALDRAGSPDTAIRSQVGDPKTQTTDKGTTTRDIVAAPEGDGQDAKASIPQ
- the dxs gene encoding 1-deoxy-D-xylulose-5-phosphate synthase; translation: MTNLPATPLLDTVETPADLRKLKPTQLRQLADELRQEVISAVSVTGGHLGAGLGVVELTTAIHYVFDTPTDRLIWDVGHQCYPHKILTGRRDRIRTLRTGGGLSGFTKRSESEYDPFGAAHSSTSISAALGFATANQMTGAPGKAIAVIGDGAMSAGMAYEAMNNAERAGNRLVVILNDNDMSIAPPVGGLSGYLARIVSSREFLGVREALKRLARKLPKSLHQAARKTDEYARGMAMGGTLFEELGFYYVGPIDGHNMDQLVAVLENVRDAAEGPCLIHVVTQKGKGYGPAEAAADKYHGVAKFDVVTGKQDKAAAGPPAYQNVFGETLAKLADTDPTICAITAAMPSGTGVDKFAKAHPDRSFDVGIAEQHAVTFAAGLAAQGMRPFCAIYSTFLQRAYDQVVHDVAIQNLPVRFAIDRAGLVGADGSTHAGSFDVTYLATLPNMVVMAAADEAELVHMTYTAACHDSGPIAFRYPRGNGTGVALPQVPERLEIGKGRIVREGKKVAILSLGTRLAEAQKAADLLDAKGLSTTVADLRFAKPLDEELIRKLLATHEVCVTVEEGAIGGLGAHVLTMASDAGLIDSGLKLRTLRLPDTFQDHDKPEKQYADAGLDADGIVDCVLKALRHNSAGVAIVGDGARA
- a CDS encoding Fur family transcriptional regulator; this encodes MSIVKDHGHRHKEHEGADLAHAARVSLEAAGEQWTDMRESIFTALADIEKPASAYDIADAVSKARGKRVAPNSVYRILDLFVRTNLARRVESINAYIANSHPGCLHDCIFLVCDSCGSATHIDDDGLSRSVRKTAEAAGYVDIRPVIEVRGRCADCD
- the msrA gene encoding peptide-methionine (S)-S-oxide reductase MsrA; translated protein: MTLRTRTLSALAAIGLIGVAAIAVDGGAAAFAAEEAKIIPAPKLKAVEPGKQRVAIFAGGCFWGVEGVFSHVKGVKSAVSGYHGDGKANASYDEVSSGATRHAESVRVVYDPAQVSYGQLLQVYFSVIADPTLLNRQGPDTGRHYRTALVPVDKGQAQVARAYIAELEKLGAWKKRIVTAVEPYKAFYPAETYHQDFMFKNPDHPYILRWDAVKVANLKRVFPALYSAKPVRG